The DNA region AGAAGTCCAGCTGTTAGAGCAAATTCAGAATTTCTTAATGGGCCAGTCATGGTAAAAGGTCCGTATAGAAGATATCCAAAAGCTGCTCCAGTTTCTAAACCTCTAAAATTAGGGGAAATACCTTCTCTGTAAAAAGGTAAATTATTTATAAAGGCTTTTGTAAAATAACCACTATTAACTGGAGTAGCTAAATTTCCAACACAAGGATCAGCAACTGTTTTTACTGCCCATTGTTCTGCTACGCCAATATCATTTGGTTGTACAGAAGTATCTATGTACTTCTCATCAAACTTAATAGAACTTGTTGATTCAGAGAATGATTTTTGAAAGTCGCTCATTTTTTTAATAGTTTAGTGTTTGATAATTTATTCAGTTGCTGTAATTAATCTTCCAATCAATACGATAAAAACAGCAGGCATTGCTATACCAATTAATGGAACAAAAATTGAGGGTAAAAGACTTGGTAAATCAGATGGCATAGTTCTTTAAACATCTTTAAACACTTTAGTATTGATCAGCGAAATAATGTTAATTTTATTACTGGATGATATAAAAATTATTAACTTTTTACATGTTAAATTTTTTCGCAATTTTACTTATTATTTTTATAGGAATATTACTTCTGGTTTTTAAAA from Prochlorococcus marinus XMU1410 includes:
- a CDS encoding photosystem I reaction center protein subunit XI, which translates into the protein MSDFQKSFSESTSSIKFDEKYIDTSVQPNDIGVAEQWAVKTVADPCVGNLATPVNSGYFTKAFINNLPFYREGISPNFRGLETGAAFGYLLYGPFTMTGPLRNSEFALTAGLLATIGAVHILTALFVLYNAPGKAPNVQPPDATVNNPPKDLFTRAGWADFTSGFWLGGCGGAVFAWLLVGTLHLDTIMPIIKNIWTAG
- a CDS encoding photosystem I reaction center subunit VIII, whose translation is MPSDLPSLLPSIFVPLIGIAMPAVFIVLIGRLITATE